In Streptomyces dangxiongensis, one DNA window encodes the following:
- a CDS encoding HAD family hydrolase yields the protein MTSDATSGAPSVASEIEKLRELITPARFVLWDFDGPICRLFATHRAERVAADLVEWLERQGLRGLLTDAERETLDPQVVLRAVGRRRPGSDLVTGLEERLTQEELRAAASALPTAYADPLIHTWTAVGAHLAVTTNNSPRAARTYLESRGTARCFTPHLYGRTEHLHHLKPDPHCLNRALNAMGAAPSTALMIGDSLSDLTAARRAGVPFLGYARRAQKAKALRAAGADHVVRSLEPLLRLLRGAHR from the coding sequence GTGACTTCTGATGCGACTTCTGGTGCGCCTTCTGTTGCGAGCGAGATCGAGAAGCTACGGGAACTGATCACACCGGCCCGTTTCGTGCTGTGGGACTTCGACGGGCCGATCTGCCGCCTGTTCGCCACGCACCGGGCCGAGCGGGTGGCCGCGGACCTGGTGGAGTGGCTGGAGCGGCAGGGACTGCGCGGCCTGCTCACCGACGCCGAACGCGAGACGCTGGACCCGCAGGTCGTGCTGCGTGCCGTGGGCCGCCGCCGCCCGGGCAGCGACCTCGTCACCGGCCTGGAGGAACGGCTCACCCAGGAAGAACTGCGGGCCGCCGCCTCCGCGCTGCCCACCGCCTACGCCGACCCGCTGATCCACACCTGGACGGCCGTCGGCGCCCACCTCGCCGTCACCACCAACAACTCACCCCGGGCCGCCCGCACCTACCTCGAGTCCCGCGGCACCGCCCGCTGCTTCACCCCGCACCTGTACGGCCGGACCGAACACCTGCACCACCTCAAACCCGACCCGCACTGCCTCAACCGGGCCCTCAACGCGATGGGCGCGGCCCCCTCGACGGCCCTGATGATCGGCGACTCCCTCTCGGACCTGACCGCGGCCCGCCGGGCCGGCGTACCCTTCCTGGGCTACGCGCGCCGCGCCCAGAAGGCGAAGGCCCTGCGCGCGGCGGGCGCGGACCACGTCGTCCGCTCACTGGAACCCCTGCTGCGGCTGCTCCGCGGCGCCCACCGCTAG
- a CDS encoding phosphotransferase family protein — MGAPPVPRAVAGKHAGTVRTDALVREFVARAVAAGRASGGHHRRDHVVPLTEPLAGLLGREPGTPVTVRVPRPDAAAVVIRTWRSEPDILRAVRRALPNVPECLAAGPGYAVHSRVDGTVLADVHGPGEPVDGPLLRELADLLAAIAQVRGGVLPPLPAHWPRNHTDSQGFLRTLAHLADEQVRRPDRRRYGGLFTALGVPEDALSRFADRVPALTRRPYGLIHGDLHLGNLVRPAAGDPRPHCVHWEQASYGDPLYDLAVHLVRTRHPEHQRPEVVDAWAEAVHRVRPAATAGLHRDLRHHLAFEYARSLYADVIRAARSLEDTFDQRRLDAAVATVRDALRAAAGPLRLGRVPERREIERILFRRAASGAVPRRPAPARALDWTPDRRVPEHPDFPYPAVADALFLEGAAPADRVFKGAAHLTTVLRVPGTAFPVVVRREATVVLRRETGFLSEHAVLRAIERSGVPVAAPRVLALGTSHATDPAHRYGGDAFTVHTYEGARDLGRRPEHPVHGLLPHEADCLVDQLAALTGVDYAPTDPVAGGPGFYGWLSDQLVALVAGLPAESQRAARILGLPDAPRLREILARHRVTDRACALLHGDLNPWNLVRRGDGPPLTLIDWEMALVGDPLYELVRHMHLTPTRPEIRDRMFRRWDARLPARFTGGWQRDWRVYRWIEIVRSAYVDLDRLVTGTSLDAPNVRRAVDSYAMTLAAATASLGLSSRRRGTPRPAWPTGPGTPA, encoded by the coding sequence GTGGGCGCACCGCCCGTTCCCCGCGCCGTGGCCGGGAAGCACGCCGGCACCGTCCGGACCGATGCCCTCGTCCGGGAGTTCGTGGCCCGTGCCGTCGCGGCCGGCCGGGCGAGCGGCGGCCACCACCGCCGCGACCACGTCGTCCCGCTCACCGAGCCCCTGGCCGGGCTGCTCGGCCGTGAGCCGGGCACCCCGGTGACCGTACGGGTGCCGCGGCCGGACGCGGCGGCGGTGGTGATCCGGACCTGGCGGAGCGAGCCGGACATCCTGCGCGCCGTGCGCAGGGCGCTGCCGAACGTGCCCGAATGCCTGGCCGCGGGGCCCGGCTACGCCGTCCACAGCCGGGTGGACGGCACCGTGCTCGCCGACGTCCACGGCCCCGGCGAACCGGTCGACGGGCCGCTGCTGCGGGAACTGGCGGACCTGCTCGCCGCGATCGCCCAGGTGCGCGGCGGTGTCCTGCCGCCCCTGCCGGCCCACTGGCCGCGCAACCACACCGACTCCCAGGGTTTCCTGCGCACTCTCGCCCACCTGGCCGACGAGCAGGTCCGCCGGCCCGACCGGCGCCGTTACGGCGGCCTGTTCACCGCCCTCGGGGTGCCCGAGGACGCCCTGTCGCGATTCGCCGACCGCGTCCCCGCGCTGACCCGGCGGCCGTACGGGCTGATCCACGGCGACCTGCACCTCGGCAACCTCGTCCGGCCGGCCGCCGGCGACCCCCGGCCGCACTGCGTGCACTGGGAGCAGGCGAGCTACGGCGACCCGCTGTACGACCTCGCCGTCCACCTGGTGCGGACGCGCCACCCCGAACACCAGCGGCCCGAGGTCGTCGACGCCTGGGCCGAGGCGGTGCACCGGGTACGGCCCGCCGCAACGGCCGGCCTCCACCGGGACCTGCGGCACCACCTCGCCTTCGAGTACGCCCGGTCCCTGTACGCCGACGTCATCCGGGCGGCGCGCTCGCTGGAGGACACCTTCGACCAGCGGCGCCTGGACGCGGCGGTGGCCACCGTCCGCGACGCGCTGCGCGCCGCCGCCGGCCCGCTGCGGCTGGGCCGGGTGCCCGAGCGGCGGGAGATCGAGCGGATCCTGTTCCGGCGGGCGGCGTCCGGGGCCGTGCCCCGGCGCCCCGCACCGGCCCGCGCCCTCGACTGGACCCCCGACCGGCGCGTCCCCGAGCACCCCGACTTCCCCTACCCGGCGGTCGCGGACGCGCTGTTCCTGGAGGGCGCCGCCCCGGCCGACCGGGTGTTCAAGGGGGCCGCGCACCTCACCACGGTGCTCCGGGTGCCCGGGACCGCCTTCCCCGTCGTCGTCCGCCGTGAGGCGACCGTCGTCCTGCGGCGCGAGACGGGCTTCCTCAGCGAGCACGCCGTGCTCCGGGCGATCGAGCGCTCCGGGGTGCCGGTGGCCGCGCCCCGGGTGCTCGCGCTGGGCACCAGCCATGCCACGGATCCCGCCCACCGCTACGGCGGGGACGCCTTCACCGTCCACACCTACGAGGGCGCCCGCGACCTCGGCCGCCGCCCCGAGCACCCGGTGCACGGACTGCTGCCGCACGAGGCGGACTGCCTGGTCGACCAGCTAGCGGCGCTCACCGGCGTCGACTACGCCCCGACCGACCCGGTGGCCGGCGGCCCCGGCTTCTACGGCTGGCTCAGCGACCAACTGGTGGCGCTGGTCGCGGGCCTGCCCGCAGAGTCCCAGCGGGCGGCCCGCATCCTCGGCCTGCCGGACGCGCCCCGGCTGCGCGAGATCCTCGCCCGGCACCGGGTCACCGACCGCGCCTGCGCCCTGCTGCACGGCGACCTCAACCCCTGGAACCTGGTGCGCCGCGGCGACGGCCCGCCCCTCACCCTCATCGACTGGGAGATGGCGCTGGTCGGGGACCCGCTGTACGAGCTGGTCCGGCACATGCACCTGACCCCGACCCGGCCGGAGATCCGGGACCGCATGTTCCGCCGCTGGGACGCCCGGCTGCCCGCGCGCTTCACCGGGGGCTGGCAGCGGGACTGGCGGGTGTACCGGTGGATCGAGATCGTCCGTTCGGCCTACGTCGACCTCGACCGCCTGGTCACCGGCACCAGCCTGGACGCCCCCAACGTGCGGCGGGCGGTGGACTCGTACGCCATGACGTTGGCGGCGGCCACCGCCTCCCTGGGCCTGTCGTCCCGGCGGCGCGGCACCCCGCGCCCGGCCTGGCCGACCGGCCCCGGCACCCCTGCGTAG
- a CDS encoding TetR family transcriptional regulator, producing MGEMGLRERKKRQMYQDVSDIAVRLFLERGFEAVPVAEVAAAAGISKPTLFRYFPAKEDLVLHRIADHEAEAARVVAGAADPVDALRRHFLAGLERRDPVTGLNDHPQVLAFHTLLYGTPALVARAYGHLERSEAALAEALGGGLDARLAAGQIIAVQRILAQENWRRITAGEPVEAVAPEAVRAAERAFGRLAAGLPELRSED from the coding sequence ATGGGTGAGATGGGCCTGCGTGAGCGCAAGAAGCGGCAGATGTACCAGGACGTGTCGGACATCGCCGTGCGGCTGTTCCTGGAGCGGGGCTTCGAGGCGGTGCCGGTGGCGGAGGTCGCCGCGGCGGCCGGGATCTCCAAGCCGACCCTGTTCCGGTACTTCCCGGCCAAGGAGGACCTGGTCCTGCACCGGATCGCGGACCACGAGGCGGAGGCCGCGCGGGTGGTGGCCGGGGCGGCCGACCCGGTGGACGCGCTGCGCCGGCACTTCCTGGCCGGGCTGGAACGCCGCGATCCGGTCACTGGGCTGAACGACCATCCCCAGGTGCTCGCCTTCCACACCCTGCTGTACGGGACCCCGGCGCTGGTGGCGCGGGCGTACGGCCATCTGGAGCGGTCGGAGGCGGCGCTCGCGGAGGCGCTCGGCGGCGGGCTGGACGCCCGGCTGGCGGCGGGGCAGATCATCGCCGTCCAGCGGATCCTCGCGCAGGAGAACTGGCGGCGGATCACGGCGGGGGAGCCGGTCGAGGCGGTGGCGCCGGAGGCCGTACGGGCCGCGGAGCGGGCGTTCGGGCGGCTGGCCGCGGGCCTGCCGGAGTTGAGGTCCGAAGATTGA